The Ciconia boyciana chromosome 2, ASM3463844v1, whole genome shotgun sequence genome has a segment encoding these proteins:
- the RNF182 gene encoding E3 ubiquitin-protein ligase RNF182: protein MTSQLPEESMETQSSDELECKICYNRYNLRQRKPKVLECCHRVCAKCLCKIIDFGDSPQGVIVCPFCRFETCLPDDEVSSLPDDNNILLNLACAGKGKKCLPDNPTELLLTPKRLASLVSPSHTSSNCLVITIMEVQRESPQTLNSTPVVEFYRPTSFDSVATVSHNWTVWNCTSLLFQTSIRVLVWLLGLLYFSSLPLGIYLLVSKKVTLGVVFVSLVPSSLVILMVYGFCQCVCHEVLDCMSS, encoded by the coding sequence ATGACCAGTCAACTACCAGAGGAGTCTATGGAGACCCAGAGCTCAGACGAGCTTGAGTGCAAGATCTGTTACAACCGCTATAACCTGCGACAGAGAAAACCGAAAGTGCTGGAGTGTTGTCACAGAGTATGTGCCAAATGCCTTTGCAAGATCATAGACTTCGGTGATTCCCCGCAAGGAGTCATAGTATGCCCGTTTTGCAGGTTTGAAACGTGCCTGCCAGACGATGAGGTTAGTAGTCTTCCTGATGACAACAACATCCTTCTGAATTTAGCTTGTGcgggaaagggaaagaagtgcCTACCAGACAACCCAACAGAACTGTTGCTGACTCCCAAAAGGTTGGCATCTCTGGTTAGCCCTTCTCACACCTCTTCTAATTGCCTGGTTATAACAATCATGGAAGTACAAAGAGAAAGTCCCCAGACTCTGAACTCAACCCCTGTGGTGGAATTTTACAGGCCTACGAGTTTTGACTCTGTTGCAACTGTGTCCCACAACTGGACAGTGTGGAACTGCACATCTTTGCTCTTCCAGACCTCAATTCGGGTGCTAGTGTGGTTGCTAGGGTTGCTGTATTTTAGTTCCTTGCCTTTAGGGATTTATTTACTAGTATCTAAGAAAGTCACCCTTGGGGTTGTCTTTGTAAGCCTTGTTCCTTCAAGCCTTGTTATTCTCATGGTTTATGGCTTTTGCCAGTGTGTTTGCCATGAAGTTCTAGACTGCATGTCATCTTGA